From the Lactobacillus johnsonii genome, the window CTTTTATAAGGACAACTGTGCACTTTTGACAAGATTAAACGTAGATGGGGATCTTCTTTTTTTGTTTAACTAGGAGAAAGTCTACACTTGTCAAAAGTGTAGGCTTTTTTCGTGAGGTGATTAATATGAGTAATATTAATATTTCAAATCTTTCTTTTAGATATCAAGATAGCTCAGATAATATATTTAATAATTTAAATTTAGACTTGGATAGTAGTTGGAAATTAGGTTTAGTAGGAAGAAACGGAAGGGGAAAGACAACCTTCTTGAATCTTTTACGAGGTAATTTAAGGGGAACAGGGAAGATACAAGCTAAACTTGAATTTAACTATTTTCCACTTACTGTTAATGATAAAAAACAATTAGCTTTATATGCGCTACAAGAACAGGTTTCATTTGAACAGTGGGAACTTGAACGCGAATTAAATTTAATGAAAGTTGATCCTGAACTTATTTGGCAGCCTTTTAATTCTTTAAGTGGTGGAGAACAAACTAAGATTTTGTTGGCACTATCCTTTATTAATAAAAATGGTTTTCCTTTAATCGATGAGCCAACTAATCATTTAGATGAAGATTCCAGAATGCAGGTTATAGCTTATTTACAACATTCTAATGGCTACATTGTGGTGAGTCACGATCGTGCTTTCTTAAATCAAGTAACAAATCATATCTTAGCCATTGAAAATACCGAAATTCATTTGTATCAGGGCAATTTTGCCAGTTATGAAGATACAAAGACAAAGCGAGATAAATTTAATCAAGATAAGAATGAAAAACTTCAAGGTCAAATTAGAAGTTTGAACGAAAGTAGAAAGCGAGTAAAAGGATATTCTCTTCAATCAGAAAACAATAAAAAAGCAAGCGCTCATAAAAATGAAATCCATGCATTCATTAATAAGGGATTCTTTAGTCATAAAGCAGCTAAAATAATGAAAAGATCGAAGAATCTTGAAAGAAGAATGGATAAGAGTATTCAAGATAAAAAAGGCTTAATGACAAATATTGAGTCTATTCCTGAATTAGAAATGAACTTTCATCCCAACTATCATGGAACTCTATTAGAAGCGCAGCATTTAGATCTTACAGTCCAAAATAAGAAATTGTTTGAAGATTTAAATTTAACTATTAAAAATCATGGGATTGTAGCTATAGAAGGAAAAAATGGATCTGGAAAGTCTACATTTTTGAAAAATATTTTAAAACCAGATAAAAATGTGATTTCTCAAGGAAAGCTTGATATTGTTAATGGCTTAAAGATATCATATTTACCACAAAATTTTATTGAATATTCTGGTACTTTATCTCAGTTTGCAGAAAAAGAAAAAATATCTTATGAAAATCTATTAAATATTCTTAGAAAAATGGGTTTTCCGAGAGAAAGCTTTGCCACAAAAATTGAAGAAATGAGTATGGGGCAGCAAAAAAGAGTGGCGATTGCCAAATCATTGGTAGAAGAAGCAGATATATATTTATGGGATGAGCCAGCTAATTATTTAGATGTGTTTAACCAGGATCAGTTAATTAACATGTTAAGAAAAGAACAACCGGCAATGCTATTAATTGAACATGATAAGTATTTTATTAGTCAGGTTACAGATAAACGAATAAAATTAGGAGATGTAAAAGCTAAATAATTAAAGGAGAAAAAATTGGTATTTGACTATAAAAAAGAATATAAAGATTTATATTTTCCAAAAAAGAAACCTGAATTAATAACTATTCCTGAAATGAACTATCTAGCAGTTTCAGGAAGCGGGGATCCAAATAAAGAAGATGGAACATATAAAAATGCTCTAGAAATGCTGTATAGTGTCGCTTATACCATTAAAATGAGTAAAAAAGGAGAACACAAAATCCTAGGTTATTTTGATTTTGTTGTTCCACCTCTTGAAGGTCTCTGGTGGATGAGGGATGATTCAAAAATCGACTACTCTCATAAAGAAAACTTTTCTTGGATTTCAATGATTCGTTTACCCGACTTTGTTACTCCTAAAGAGTTGGATTGGGCAGTTAAAACTGCTAGTGAAAAGAAGAAAAAAGATTTCTCGAAAGTAAAATTTTTTAAATATAACGAAGGACTATGTGTCCAGCAAATGCATATTGGTAGTTATGATGACGAATCGACGACAATTGAAAATATGCATAAATTTGTTAAGTCAGAAAATTATCAAATTGATATAAAAAATCCACGCTATCATCATGAAATATATTTAAGTGATCCGCGAAGAACTAGAGTAGATCGTGTAAGAACTGTAATCAGACTACCGATTAAATAAATTTGAGCAAGTACTAAGTACTTGCTTTTTTTGTTAAAAATCAAATTGATTTAGCACTCTACTTGAACAATTGCTAAAGTATGGTATCATATAAATTGTTAGCACAGAAGAAAGAAGAGTGCTAATGATGGGGGCGAGAAAATGTTGACTGAACGGCAAGAACTTATTTTAAAGACTATTATTATGGACTTTACTCAGACACATGAGCCAGTAGGTTCCAAGACCGTGATGAATCAACTGCCTGTCAAGGTCTCCAGTGCAACGGTTCGAAATGAAATGGCGGTTCTGGAAGAGAAAGGGCTACTTGAAAAGACACACTCTTCAAGTGGACGAATTCCTTCTACTGCTGGCTATCGATACTATTTGGATCATTTAATTAATCCAGTAAAAATACCAACGTCTGTCTATAATCAAATTGTTTACCAGTTAGACCGACCCTTTCAACAAGTTAATGAAATTGTGCAGGAAGCTGCAAAGATTTTATCTGATTTGACTAACTATACAGCTTTTGCAGCAGGACCTGAAACCCATTCGGTAAAAGTTACGGGTTTTAGAATTGTTCCTCTATCTAGTCATCAAGTGATGGCCATTTTAGTCACTGATGATGGTAATGTAAAGAATCAAATTTATACTTTGCCTCATCACACTAACGGGGAAGAAATTGAAAAAGCTGTTCGATTGATTAATGATCAATTAGTTGGAAAATCACTTAGTTCAATTAATGAAGTATTACTCAAGCGAATTGCTGATCATCTTATTGCTCGAGGATCTGCACCGGAAATATTAGATCTCTTACAAGATGTCATTAAAGATGCGGCTAGTGAGCAAATGTATGTTGATGGTCAAATTAATCTTTTGAGTAATTATGAAAACGATGATTTAACCAAGATAAAATCACTGTATAAGTTAATTGATCAAAATGATGCACTTTCAAGTTTGATTGGTTTTAATCCTGAAGATGAACTGAAAAATGATTCTAGTTCTAAGGTTCAGGTTAAATTGGGTTCAGAATTACCATCCGATTTACTTGAAAATTACAGCTTATTAACTGCACAATATAGTGTTGGTAAATATGGTAAAGGAACAATTGCACTACTAGGGCCAACAAACATGCCATACTCGCAGATGATCGGATTACTCGAGTATTTTAGGAATGAACTAGCAAAGAAATTGTTAGATTATTATGGTAGATTTAAGTAAGGAGGTTAGCTGTGAGTAAAGAAGAGTTTCCGCATGAAAAAGATTTAAAGGACGAGGTGACCCCAGATAAGGCACCAAAAAAAGATCCAAAAGCAGCTCCGAAAGAGGAAGTTAAGGAAAATCCAGTAGAGAATTATGAAAAAGAAATTGCTGAATTAACTGCTAAAAATAAGGATCTTGAAGATAAATACTTACGTAGTGAAGCTGAGATTCAAAATATGCAAGTGCGCTATGCAAAAGAACGTGCTCAGTTAATAAAATATGAATCTCAAAGCTTGGCTAAAGAAGTTTTGCCTGCAATGGATAACTTAGAGCGAGCATTAGCTGTTAAAGCCGATGATGAAGCTGCTAAGCAACTTCAAAAGGGCGTTCAGATGACTCTTGATTCATTAGTTAAATCAATGAAAGATCAAGGAATTACTGAAATTAAAGCCGAGGGCGAAACTTTTGATCCTTCTCTTCATCAAGCTGTTCAAACTGTGGCAGCAGAAAATGATGAACAAAAAGATCGCGTAGTTAAAGTTTTACAAAAAGGATATCAATATAAAGATAGAACATTAAGACCAGCGATGGTTGTAGTGGCTCAATAAGAAAGGAAGTTCCATATATGTCAAAAGTTATTGGTATTGACTTAGGTACGACTAACTCTGCTGTTGCCGTACTTGAAGGTAAAGAACCTAAAATTATTACTAACCCAGAAGGTAACCGTACAACTCCTTCTGTAGTTGCTTTTAAAAATGGTGAAATTCAAGTTGGAGAAGTAGCTAAGCGTCAAGCAATCACTAACCCTAACACTATTGTTTCAATCAAGAGTCATATGGGTGAAGAAGGCTACAAAGTTAAAGTTGGAGATAAGGAATATACTCCACAAGAAATTTCAGCTTTTATTTTGCAATACATTAAGAAGTTTTCTGAAGACTATTTGGGTGAAAAGGTAACTGACGCAGTTATTACTGTTCCTGCTTATTTCAACGATGCACAACGTCAAGCTACTAAAGATGCTGGTAAAATTGCTGGCTTAAATGTTCAAAGAATTATCAATGAACCAACTGCTTCAGCTTTAGCATATGGTCTTGATAAAGATGAAAATGATGAAAAAGTATTAGTATACGACCTTGGTGGTGGTACTTTCGATGTTTCTATCTTGCAATTAGGTGATGGAGTCTTCCAAGTATTATCAACTAATGGTAATACTCACCTTGGTGGTGACGACTTTGACCAAAGAATTATGGATTGGTTAATCCAAAACTTTAAGGAAGAAAATGGTGTTGACTTATCTAACGATAAGATGGCACTACAACGTTTAAAGGATGCTGCAGAAAAGGCTAAGAAAGACTTATCTGGTGTTTCCTCAACTCACATTTCACTTCCATTCATTTCTGCTGGAGAGGCTGGTCCACTTCACCTTGAAGCTGATTTAACTCGTGCTAAGTTTGATGAATTAACTGATGATTTAGTTCAAAAGACTAAGGTAGCATTTGACAATGCTTTAAGTGATGCAGGTTTGACTGTAAATGATATTGATAAAGTTATTTTGAACGGTGGTTCAACTCGTATCCCTGCAGTTCAAAAGGCTGTTAAGGATTGGGCTGGAAAAGAACCTGACCACTCAATTAACCCTGATGAAGCTGTTGCTTTAGGTGCAGCAATTCAAGGTGGTGTTATCTCAGGTGATGTTAAGGATATTGTTTTACTTGATGTTACTCCATTATCACTTGGTATTGAAACTATGGGTGGTGTCTTCACTAAGTTAATTGACAGAAACACTACTATTCCAACTTCAAAGAGCCAAATCTTTTCAACTGCAGCTGATAACCAACCAGCAGTAGATGTTCATGTTTTACAAGGTGAACGTCCAATGGCCGCTGATGACAAGACTTTGGGACGCTTTGAATTAACTGATATTCCACCAGCACCACGTGGTGTTCCACAAATTCAAGTTACTTTTGATATCGATAAGAACGGTATTGTAAACGTATCTGCTAAGGATATGGGTACTGGTAAGGAACAAAAGATTACCATTAAGAGTTCTTCTGGTTTATCAGATGAAGAAATCAAGAAGATGCAAAAGGATGCTGAAGAGCATGCTGAAGAAGATAAAAAGCGTAAAGAAGAAGTTGATTTACGTAACGAAGTAGATCAATTAATCTTTACTACTGAAAAGACTTTAAAGGAAACTGAGGGTAAAGTTCCTGAAACTGAAACTAAGAATGTTCAAGATGCTTTAGATGCTTTGAAGAAGGCTCAAAAAGACAACAACTTGGATGAAATGAAAGAAAAGAAAGAGGCTTTATCAAAGGCTGCTCAAGATTTAGCTGTTAAGCTTTACCAACAAAATGGTGGTGCTCAAGGTGCAGCTGGTCAAGCTGGCCCTCAAGGCCCACAAAATGGTGGTCAACCAAACAATGATAATGGCTCAGACAACGGTCAAGGTGGTTCAACTGTTGATGGAGACTTTCATAAGGTAGACCCTGATAAGTAAAAAGTTTTATAATTAAATCAAACAAGAAAAGAACTGCGTGATTGTAGTTCTTTTCTTTTATGAATAAAGGAGTTTTCAGATGGCACAACGTGATTATTATGATGTGCTGGGTGTTGATAAAAATGCTAGTGAAAGTGAGATTAGTAAGGCATATCGTAAACTAGCAAAAAAATATCACCCAGACTTAAACCATGAACCTGGTGCTGAAGAAAAATACAAGGAAGTAAATGAAGCATATGAGGTTCTCCATGATAAACAGAAAAGAGCTCAGTATGACCAATTTGGCCAAGCAGGTGTAAATGGTCAAGGTGGCTTTGGTGGTCAAGGCTTTGGCGGTTTTGGCGGCCAAGGTGGATACTCATCTCAAGGCTTTGGTGATTTTGGCGATATTTTCGGTGATATCTTTGGTTCAGCATTTGGCGGAGGCAGAAGTCGTGTAGATCCAACTGCACCGCAAAAAGGTCAAGATTTAGATTATACAATGACGATTGACTTTATGGATGCAATCAAGGGTAAAAAGACCGATATTACCTATACTAGAAGTGAAGTTTGTCCTACTTGTGACGGCTCTGGTGCTGAAAAAGGTACTCATCCAATTACGTGTGATAAATGTCATGGAAGTGGGGTAATGACGGTAACTCGTCAAACACCACTCGGTGTTATTCAACAACAAACTACTTGTGACAAGTGCGGAGGACGCGGAACAATTATTGAACATCCATGTCAAACTTGCCATGGTCAGGGCACCGTCGACAAAAAGCAGACTCTTCAAGTTACTGTTCCAGCTGGTATTGATAATGGACAACAGATTCGTTTAAGTGGTCAAGGCGAAGCTGGAAAAAATGGTGGTCCTTACGGTGACTTGTACATTGTATTTAGAGTTAAACCAAGCAAAGAATTTAGAAGAAATGGTACAACTATCTATACTGAAGCTCCAATTTCATTTGCTCAAGCAGCTTTAGGAGATAAAATTCGTGTAAATACAGTTCATGGTCCAGTTGATTTAACGATTCCGGCAGGAACTCAACCTAATACTAACTTTAAATTACGTGGTCAAGGTGTACCAAAGATAAATGGTACAGGCAATGGAGACCAAGAAGTAACAGTTAAAGTAGTTATTCCAAAGAAGATTAATGATAAGCAGAAGGAAGCTTTGGTTGATTACGTTAAAGCTGGTGGCGGTAATATTTCCCCACAAGAAAAGAATTTCTTCGAACGTTTAAAAGATAAGTTAAACGGAGAATAAAAGTGAAAACGTATATCTCTATAAGTCTTGAGGTATGCGTTTTATTTTTGTAATAAATAATTACTTCAATAAAAATGTTGCATTAAGAATTTTATCTAGTCGTAGGCCTTTGATATAATTAATAAAGCGAAAAGGGTGAGAACATGGATATAAAAAAATTACAAGATTATCAAAAACATATTCGAAATTTTTCAATTGTTGCCCATATTGATCATGGAAAATCAACGATTGCAGATCGTATTTTAGAATTAACAGATACTGTTTCTGAACGTCAAATGAAAAATCAATTACTTGACGATATGCCACTAGAACGGCAACGTGGTATAACTATTAAGCTAAATTCTGTAGAAGTAAAATACCACGCTAAAGATGGTAAAACATATATCTTTCACTTAATTGATACTCCAGGCCACGTAGACTTTTCATATGAAGTTTCAAGATCATTAGCGGCCTGTGAGGGGGCACTCTTAGTAGTGGATGCCACTCAAGGTGTACAAGCACAAACTTTGGCTAATACTTATTTAGCTATTGATGATGACTTGGAAATTTTACCAGTTATTAATAAGATCGATTTACCATCAGCTGATCCCGAAATGTGTAAAAATGAAATTGAAGAGATGATTGGTCTTGATGCTTCAGATGCAGTAGAAGTTTCAGGAAAAACAGGTCAAGGTATTCCTGAATTACTAGAAGAAATTGTGAAAAAAGTACCTGCACCTGACGGTGACCTCAATGCCCCATTAAAGGCTTTGATTTTTGATTCAAAATATGATGATTATCGCGGTGTTGTTTTATCTGTTCGAATTGAAGAGGGAACGGTTAAACCAGGCGATAAAATTCGTATTATGAATACTGGAAAAGAATTTGAAGTAACAGAAGTAGGTGTTTCAAGTCCACATCCAGTTAAAAAAGATATGCTTATTGCTGGGGACGTAGGATATTTAACTGCTAACATCAAATCAGTTCGTGAAACTCGTGTTGGTGATACCATTACTAGTGCTGAAACTCCAACTGAAAAGCCACTTCCAGGTTATCGTCAAATTCCACCAATGGTTTACTCTGGTATGTATCCAGTTGACAATCAAAAGTATGATGATTTGAAAGAAGCGCTTCAAAAGTTACAATTGAATGATGCTGCTTTAGAATTTGAACCTGAAACATCTCAAGCTTTGGGCTTTGGTTTCCGGTGTGGATTTTTAGGATTGCTTCATATGGACGTTGTTCAAGAAAGACTTGAGCAAGAGTTTGGTATGGATTTAATCATGACCGCACCAAGTGTAGACTATCATGCTATTATGAACGACGGATCAACTAAGCTGATTGATAACCCAGCTGATTTGCCTGATGCTGGTGAATATAAGGAAGTTCAAGAGCCTTATGTTAAAGCAGAAATTATGGTGCCAAATGATTTTGTGGGACCAGTAATGGAATTATGTCAGCGAAAGCGCGGCGAATTTGTAACTATGGATTACTTAGATAAGTATCGAGTAAATGTTATTTACAATATGCCATTAGCCGAAATTATTTATGATTTTTTTGATGAATTAAAATCTTCAACTAAGGGCTATGCATCCCTTGATTATGAGATAACTGGTTATCGTGCAACGGACTTAGTTAAAATTGATATGCTTCTTAATAAAGAACCTATCGATGCTCTCAGCTTTATTGCACACCGTGAAGAAGCACAAAATCGTGCTCGTCAAATGACAACAATGCTGAAGAAATTAATTCCGCGTCAGAACTTTGAAGTTGATATTCAAGGTGCCATTGGAGCTAAAATTATTTCTCGTGCAACCATTAAACCATATCGTAAAGATGTTACTTGGAAGATTCATACCGGTGACCCTGATCGACGTGCAAAATTGCTTGAGAAACAGCGTCGTGGTAAAAAGAGAATGAAAGCAGTTGGTAGAGTAGAAGTGCCTCAAGATGCATTTATGGCTGTTTTAAAAATGAACGATGACGATATTAAAGGTAAATAAATAACATAACTTTATAGACGTACCAAGGTTTTGGTACGTCTTTTTTGTTAAAAATCTATCGCTAAGGTAATTGATATTCTTTTTCTAAATTTGTGTTAGAATTTATAACAGTATCAATTAATTAAGGAATAGAAAAAATGGCACAAACAAAGAAAAATAATTCCAAGAAAACTTGGATCATTAGAATTGCTGCAATTATTTTATTAATTATCGGATTAGGGATGATTTTTAATAGTCAGATCCGAGATATGATGGTTAGACAAAATCAAACGACTGCCTTAAAAAAGTTGAATAAAGAAACTGTTAAAAAGAATCAAAAGAAAAAAGGAATGTTTGATTTTTCTAAGGTAGAGGAAATCGACTTTGGTCAAGTAACAAAATCGCGTGTCAATAATACAGCGGATGCAATTGGTGCGATTGCGGTTCCTAGCGTAAACATGTACTTACCAATTATGAAAGGGTTAAGCGATGATGCTATGTCAACTGGTGGGGGAACTATGAGACCTGATCAAGTGATGGGAAAGGGAAACTATCCGTTAGCTGGACACTATATGACTGCTAAGGGAGTATTATTTTCACCACTAGAAAACACTAAAATAGGCGAAAAAGTATATTTGACTAATCTAGATAAGATTTATATTTATCAAATATATATGAAAAAAATTGTTGATCCAACAGCAGTTTGGCTAGTGGATAATACTAAGCAAAATATTGTTACTTTAATTACTTGTGCTGATGGTGGGGTTAATCGCTGGGCAATTAGAGGAAAATTAATTGCGGAAGAACCAGCAACGGACAAAAATCTTCAAGTTTTCAAGCTTAAATAAAGGGATTTGCTTCTTAATGAAAGGAAGTAAATCCTTTTTAACTTTTGCTATAATAGAAACTTAGATGTTTATAGATGATTTAGGTGAACTAGAAAATAATGAAATGGCAACAAAGACAAGCAACTAATTTAGATCAAGAGTTAATTAAGAATTATGGTTTAACTGATATTCAAGCTAAACTTTTTGCTTTAAGAGGGATAAATACTGCAGAAAAATTAGATTTTTGGTTAAATGCAGACGAAAATGATCTAGCTGATCCTTTTTTGATGCATGATATGGA encodes:
- the hrcA gene encoding heat-inducible transcriptional repressor HrcA, translated to MLTERQELILKTIIMDFTQTHEPVGSKTVMNQLPVKVSSATVRNEMAVLEEKGLLEKTHSSSGRIPSTAGYRYYLDHLINPVKIPTSVYNQIVYQLDRPFQQVNEIVQEAAKILSDLTNYTAFAAGPETHSVKVTGFRIVPLSSHQVMAILVTDDGNVKNQIYTLPHHTNGEEIEKAVRLINDQLVGKSLSSINEVLLKRIADHLIARGSAPEILDLLQDVIKDAASEQMYVDGQINLLSNYENDDLTKIKSLYKLIDQNDALSSLIGFNPEDELKNDSSSKVQVKLGSELPSDLLENYSLLTAQYSVGKYGKGTIALLGPTNMPYSQMIGLLEYFRNELAKKLLDYYGRFK
- the abc-f gene encoding ribosomal protection-like ABC-F family protein, which encodes MSNINISNLSFRYQDSSDNIFNNLNLDLDSSWKLGLVGRNGRGKTTFLNLLRGNLRGTGKIQAKLEFNYFPLTVNDKKQLALYALQEQVSFEQWELERELNLMKVDPELIWQPFNSLSGGEQTKILLALSFINKNGFPLIDEPTNHLDEDSRMQVIAYLQHSNGYIVVSHDRAFLNQVTNHILAIENTEIHLYQGNFASYEDTKTKRDKFNQDKNEKLQGQIRSLNESRKRVKGYSLQSENNKKASAHKNEIHAFINKGFFSHKAAKIMKRSKNLERRMDKSIQDKKGLMTNIESIPELEMNFHPNYHGTLLEAQHLDLTVQNKKLFEDLNLTIKNHGIVAIEGKNGSGKSTFLKNILKPDKNVISQGKLDIVNGLKISYLPQNFIEYSGTLSQFAEKEKISYENLLNILRKMGFPRESFATKIEEMSMGQQKRVAIAKSLVEEADIYLWDEPANYLDVFNQDQLINMLRKEQPAMLLIEHDKYFISQVTDKRIKLGDVKAK
- a CDS encoding class A sortase, encoding MAQTKKNNSKKTWIIRIAAIILLIIGLGMIFNSQIRDMMVRQNQTTALKKLNKETVKKNQKKKGMFDFSKVEEIDFGQVTKSRVNNTADAIGAIAVPSVNMYLPIMKGLSDDAMSTGGGTMRPDQVMGKGNYPLAGHYMTAKGVLFSPLENTKIGEKVYLTNLDKIYIYQIYMKKIVDPTAVWLVDNTKQNIVTLITCADGGVNRWAIRGKLIAEEPATDKNLQVFKLK
- the grpE gene encoding nucleotide exchange factor GrpE — its product is MSKEEFPHEKDLKDEVTPDKAPKKDPKAAPKEEVKENPVENYEKEIAELTAKNKDLEDKYLRSEAEIQNMQVRYAKERAQLIKYESQSLAKEVLPAMDNLERALAVKADDEAAKQLQKGVQMTLDSLVKSMKDQGITEIKAEGETFDPSLHQAVQTVAAENDEQKDRVVKVLQKGYQYKDRTLRPAMVVVAQ
- the lepA gene encoding translation elongation factor 4, giving the protein MDIKKLQDYQKHIRNFSIVAHIDHGKSTIADRILELTDTVSERQMKNQLLDDMPLERQRGITIKLNSVEVKYHAKDGKTYIFHLIDTPGHVDFSYEVSRSLAACEGALLVVDATQGVQAQTLANTYLAIDDDLEILPVINKIDLPSADPEMCKNEIEEMIGLDASDAVEVSGKTGQGIPELLEEIVKKVPAPDGDLNAPLKALIFDSKYDDYRGVVLSVRIEEGTVKPGDKIRIMNTGKEFEVTEVGVSSPHPVKKDMLIAGDVGYLTANIKSVRETRVGDTITSAETPTEKPLPGYRQIPPMVYSGMYPVDNQKYDDLKEALQKLQLNDAALEFEPETSQALGFGFRCGFLGLLHMDVVQERLEQEFGMDLIMTAPSVDYHAIMNDGSTKLIDNPADLPDAGEYKEVQEPYVKAEIMVPNDFVGPVMELCQRKRGEFVTMDYLDKYRVNVIYNMPLAEIIYDFFDELKSSTKGYASLDYEITGYRATDLVKIDMLLNKEPIDALSFIAHREEAQNRARQMTTMLKKLIPRQNFEVDIQGAIGAKIISRATIKPYRKDVTWKIHTGDPDRRAKLLEKQRRGKKRMKAVGRVEVPQDAFMAVLKMNDDDIKGK
- the dnaK gene encoding molecular chaperone DnaK; translated protein: MSKVIGIDLGTTNSAVAVLEGKEPKIITNPEGNRTTPSVVAFKNGEIQVGEVAKRQAITNPNTIVSIKSHMGEEGYKVKVGDKEYTPQEISAFILQYIKKFSEDYLGEKVTDAVITVPAYFNDAQRQATKDAGKIAGLNVQRIINEPTASALAYGLDKDENDEKVLVYDLGGGTFDVSILQLGDGVFQVLSTNGNTHLGGDDFDQRIMDWLIQNFKEENGVDLSNDKMALQRLKDAAEKAKKDLSGVSSTHISLPFISAGEAGPLHLEADLTRAKFDELTDDLVQKTKVAFDNALSDAGLTVNDIDKVILNGGSTRIPAVQKAVKDWAGKEPDHSINPDEAVALGAAIQGGVISGDVKDIVLLDVTPLSLGIETMGGVFTKLIDRNTTIPTSKSQIFSTAADNQPAVDVHVLQGERPMAADDKTLGRFELTDIPPAPRGVPQIQVTFDIDKNGIVNVSAKDMGTGKEQKITIKSSSGLSDEEIKKMQKDAEEHAEEDKKRKEEVDLRNEVDQLIFTTEKTLKETEGKVPETETKNVQDALDALKKAQKDNNLDEMKEKKEALSKAAQDLAVKLYQQNGGAQGAAGQAGPQGPQNGGQPNNDNGSDNGQGGSTVDGDFHKVDPDK
- the dnaJ gene encoding molecular chaperone DnaJ produces the protein MAQRDYYDVLGVDKNASESEISKAYRKLAKKYHPDLNHEPGAEEKYKEVNEAYEVLHDKQKRAQYDQFGQAGVNGQGGFGGQGFGGFGGQGGYSSQGFGDFGDIFGDIFGSAFGGGRSRVDPTAPQKGQDLDYTMTIDFMDAIKGKKTDITYTRSEVCPTCDGSGAEKGTHPITCDKCHGSGVMTVTRQTPLGVIQQQTTCDKCGGRGTIIEHPCQTCHGQGTVDKKQTLQVTVPAGIDNGQQIRLSGQGEAGKNGGPYGDLYIVFRVKPSKEFRRNGTTIYTEAPISFAQAALGDKIRVNTVHGPVDLTIPAGTQPNTNFKLRGQGVPKINGTGNGDQEVTVKVVIPKKINDKQKEALVDYVKAGGGNISPQEKNFFERLKDKLNGE
- a CDS encoding GyrI-like domain-containing protein, which codes for MVFDYKKEYKDLYFPKKKPELITIPEMNYLAVSGSGDPNKEDGTYKNALEMLYSVAYTIKMSKKGEHKILGYFDFVVPPLEGLWWMRDDSKIDYSHKENFSWISMIRLPDFVTPKELDWAVKTASEKKKKDFSKVKFFKYNEGLCVQQMHIGSYDDESTTIENMHKFVKSENYQIDIKNPRYHHEIYLSDPRRTRVDRVRTVIRLPIK